The following proteins come from a genomic window of Nocardioides albertanoniae:
- a CDS encoding L,D-transpeptidase: MRVRPFPVAVASILLMALSALSGCSEVTERPDSASGSPSAKPSAKPLSADISPADKATGVPVDSTVTVTSTSGEFTGVKVAKPDGHTVPGSMSADNKSWKANDLLDPGLRYTVTATGKTGTVTSTFTTQALSLAQQTFATIVPADGTQVGVGMPVAVTFDVPVKDHAAFEKRMHVKSTPAQTGSWHWVSDKEVRYRPQHYWKPGTTIKVDLDLNGAPAGAGIYGQHDRAATYKVGDAHVIKVNAATHQMKVFSNGKLLRTIPTTTGKPGFTTRSGIKIISEKHRVKEMRSETIGISDQGSSDYYDLDDVEYAMRVTNSGEFIHAAPWSTGSQGYANVSHGCTGISTANAAWLYGLARVGDVVETTGTDRKMEWDNGFGDWNLSWADYRSGSALH, from the coding sequence ATGCGGGTTCGTCCTTTTCCTGTCGCGGTCGCGTCCATCCTCCTGATGGCGCTCAGCGCGCTCTCCGGCTGCTCCGAGGTCACCGAGCGGCCCGACTCGGCCTCGGGGAGCCCGTCGGCCAAGCCCTCGGCGAAGCCGCTCAGCGCCGACATCTCCCCCGCGGACAAGGCCACCGGCGTGCCGGTCGACAGCACGGTCACGGTCACCTCCACCTCCGGTGAGTTCACCGGCGTCAAGGTCGCCAAGCCCGACGGCCACACTGTGCCGGGCTCGATGTCGGCCGACAACAAGTCGTGGAAGGCCAACGACCTGCTCGACCCCGGCCTGCGCTACACCGTCACCGCGACCGGCAAGACCGGCACCGTGACCAGCACCTTCACCACCCAGGCGCTGAGCCTGGCGCAGCAGACCTTCGCCACCATCGTGCCCGCCGACGGCACCCAGGTGGGCGTCGGGATGCCGGTCGCGGTCACCTTCGATGTGCCCGTCAAGGACCATGCCGCCTTCGAGAAGCGCATGCACGTGAAGTCCACCCCGGCCCAGACCGGCTCGTGGCACTGGGTCTCCGACAAGGAGGTCCGCTACCGCCCGCAGCACTACTGGAAGCCCGGCACCACCATCAAGGTCGACCTCGACCTCAACGGCGCCCCGGCCGGTGCGGGTATCTACGGCCAGCACGACCGAGCCGCGACCTACAAGGTCGGCGACGCACATGTCATCAAGGTCAACGCCGCCACCCACCAGATGAAGGTGTTCAGCAACGGCAAGCTGCTGCGCACCATCCCGACCACCACCGGAAAGCCCGGCTTCACGACTCGCTCCGGCATCAAGATCATCTCCGAGAAGCACCGGGTCAAGGAGATGAGGTCGGAGACGATCGGCATCTCCGACCAGGGCTCGAGCGACTACTACGACCTCGACGACGTCGAGTACGCCATGCGGGTGACCAACTCCGGCGAGTTCATCCACGCTGCTCCCTGGTCGACCGGCTCCCAGGGATATGCCAACGTCTCCCACGGCTGCACCGGCATCTCCACCGCCAACGCCGCCTGGCTCTACGGCCTGGCCCGGGTCGGCGACGTCGTCGAGACCACCGGCACCGACCGGAAGATGGAGTGGGACAACGGCTTCGGCGACTGGAACCTGTCGTGGGCCGACTACCGATCAGGCTCAGCCCTGCACTGA
- a CDS encoding TetR/AcrR family transcriptional regulator C-terminal domain-containing protein has protein sequence MTSQPRPEAPYRVIVAEIRSRIEAGELRAGERVPSIRAIAQRWGVAVATATKVIATLREEGLVEARVGSGTVVSSPDTRPAARSAHRDASAAPRDGAGEQDAVRTRILRAAIDLADTEGLQALSMRRLASSLDLGPMSLYRHVSGKDDLLAQMADLAFGDLDLPERGPRGWRAKLELVARQHWRLCRRHQWLPHVVSFTRPVMVPNMLEHTEWVLRALEELDLPMDVRLQEAMTLHGLVMTIGLSRTREAEAERRTGMTLDRWSAHQRPRHRDVLARERFPLLATMSEDPAPELDALFEYGLARHLDGFAVMTGS, from the coding sequence GTGACCTCCCAGCCGCGCCCCGAGGCGCCCTATCGCGTGATCGTCGCGGAGATCCGCTCCCGTATCGAGGCCGGTGAGCTGCGAGCCGGTGAGCGGGTGCCGTCGATCCGGGCGATCGCGCAGCGGTGGGGCGTCGCGGTCGCGACCGCGACCAAGGTGATCGCCACGTTGCGTGAGGAGGGCCTGGTCGAGGCCCGGGTCGGCTCGGGCACGGTGGTCAGCTCACCCGATACCCGTCCGGCCGCTCGCAGCGCCCACCGCGACGCGTCGGCCGCGCCCCGCGACGGGGCCGGGGAGCAGGATGCGGTGCGCACCCGGATCCTGCGGGCGGCGATCGACCTGGCCGACACCGAGGGTCTCCAGGCGCTCTCGATGCGCCGGCTGGCCAGCAGCCTCGACCTCGGCCCGATGTCGCTGTATCGCCACGTCAGCGGGAAGGACGACCTGCTCGCGCAGATGGCCGACCTCGCCTTCGGCGACCTCGACCTGCCCGAGCGCGGCCCCCGGGGCTGGCGGGCCAAGCTCGAGCTCGTCGCCCGTCAGCACTGGCGGCTGTGCCGGCGCCACCAGTGGCTGCCGCACGTCGTCTCGTTCACCCGCCCGGTCATGGTGCCCAACATGCTCGAGCACACCGAGTGGGTCCTGCGCGCGCTCGAGGAGCTCGACCTCCCGATGGACGTGCGCCTGCAGGAGGCGATGACGCTGCACGGCCTGGTGATGACGATCGGGCTGTCCAGGACGCGCGAGGCCGAGGCCGAGCGCCGCACCGGGATGACCCTGGACCGGTGGTCGGCGCACCAGCGTCCGCGACACCGTGACGTCCTCGCCCGCGAGCGGTTCCCGCTGCTGGCGACGATGTCGGAAGACCCCGCCCCCGAGCTGGACGCTCTCTTCGAATACGGGTTGGCCCGTCACCTCGACGGGTTCGCGGTCATGACCGGGTCGTGA
- a CDS encoding FAD-dependent monooxygenase produces MKNRDVLVTGGGIAGTALAHLLRRYGFTPTVVERSPGPRTGGHAIDIRGTAREVIEDLGLVPQLRESLLAARGMAFIDEQGRRQASFDPDVFGPSGGPAAEWALLRTDLARILYEATKDDVEFLFDDAITALDQDDNGVTVSFEKSEARRFDLVLGADGVHSDLRRMAFGPEERFIRDLGSYLCIYSVDTEMAHDDWQLMYTMPGGRGRHGRTAGLRPLPGMDRALAAFFFRAPAFGFDRRDVLAQKKMVAQTFLGDGWAVPEVLPQIWDTPDFYFDRVEQVQMDSWSTGRIALVGDAAYCASPMSGIGTSLALVGAYVLAAELAKADGDHRVALAAYEAGMRGFVDAAQHFARTAGDGGLMPDTQAQMVMRNLSIRTMRFMPRSFVSRGLETVADTVSLADHVAPKAGRPAAQPVANGGA; encoded by the coding sequence ATGAAGAACCGGGACGTTCTCGTGACGGGTGGCGGGATCGCCGGGACGGCGCTCGCACACCTGCTGCGCCGATACGGTTTCACGCCGACGGTGGTCGAGCGCTCGCCAGGGCCGCGAACGGGTGGCCACGCGATCGACATCCGCGGCACCGCACGCGAGGTGATCGAAGACCTGGGCCTGGTGCCTCAGCTGCGCGAGTCGCTGCTCGCCGCACGCGGCATGGCCTTCATCGACGAGCAGGGGCGACGACAGGCCAGCTTCGATCCTGACGTGTTCGGCCCCTCGGGCGGGCCGGCGGCCGAGTGGGCGCTGCTGCGCACCGACCTGGCTCGCATCCTCTACGAGGCGACCAAGGACGACGTCGAGTTCCTCTTCGACGACGCGATCACCGCGCTCGACCAGGACGACAACGGCGTCACCGTCTCCTTCGAGAAGAGCGAGGCCCGACGCTTCGACCTGGTGCTCGGTGCCGACGGGGTGCACTCCGACCTGCGCCGGATGGCCTTCGGCCCCGAGGAGCGGTTCATACGCGACCTCGGCTCCTACCTCTGCATCTACTCGGTCGACACCGAGATGGCTCACGACGACTGGCAGCTGATGTACACGATGCCGGGCGGTCGTGGCCGCCACGGCCGCACCGCCGGCCTGCGGCCGCTGCCGGGGATGGACCGCGCGCTGGCCGCGTTCTTCTTCCGGGCGCCCGCGTTCGGCTTCGACCGGCGCGACGTCCTGGCTCAGAAGAAGATGGTCGCGCAGACCTTCCTGGGCGACGGCTGGGCCGTGCCCGAGGTGCTCCCGCAGATCTGGGACACCCCCGACTTCTACTTCGACCGGGTCGAGCAGGTGCAGATGGACTCCTGGTCGACCGGGCGGATCGCGCTCGTGGGTGACGCGGCGTACTGTGCCTCGCCGATGTCGGGCATCGGCACCAGCCTCGCACTCGTCGGTGCCTACGTGCTCGCCGCCGAGCTGGCCAAGGCCGACGGAGACCATCGGGTCGCGCTGGCGGCCTACGAGGCCGGGATGCGCGGGTTCGTCGACGCGGCGCAGCACTTCGCCCGCACCGCCGGCGACGGCGGCCTGATGCCTGACACGCAGGCGCAGATGGTGATGCGCAACCTGTCGATCCGCACCATGCGGTTCATGCCGAGGAGCTTCGTCAGCCGTGGCCTGGAGACGGTGGCCGACACCGTCTCGCTGGCCGACCACGTCGCCCCGAAGGCTGGGCGGCCTGCTGCCCAGCCCGTCGCGAACGGAGGGGCCTGA
- a CDS encoding SRPBCC family protein has translation MPARYVFTETWDIPADPETVRDLLVDVEHYPQWWPQVRAVAKLSDDGALLVCRSTLPYDLEIVLHAVTRDLPTLEVGLGGDLDGFARWTLTPAPRGSRTVFEQEVVVGGLLGLASIALRPVLSWNHHQMMLGCRNGLSSRAAEPR, from the coding sequence GTGCCCGCTCGCTACGTCTTCACCGAGACCTGGGACATCCCGGCCGACCCCGAGACTGTGCGCGATCTGCTGGTCGACGTCGAGCACTATCCGCAGTGGTGGCCGCAGGTGCGGGCGGTGGCGAAGCTGTCGGACGACGGCGCGCTGCTGGTGTGCCGATCAACGCTTCCCTACGACCTCGAGATCGTGCTCCATGCGGTCACTCGTGACCTGCCGACCCTGGAGGTGGGCCTCGGTGGTGACCTCGACGGGTTCGCGCGCTGGACGCTGACACCGGCGCCGCGGGGGAGTCGGACGGTGTTCGAGCAGGAGGTCGTCGTAGGTGGTCTGCTCGGTCTGGCCTCGATCGCCCTGCGGCCGGTGCTGAGCTGGAACCACCACCAGATGATGCTCGGCTGCCGCAACGGTCTGAGCTCACGCGCAGCCGAGCCTCGGTGA
- a CDS encoding SDR family oxidoreductase produces the protein MGSIDDKVVAITGASSGIGAATARRLAAAGAAVVLGARRLDRLDALVEEIRQAGGRAEAVAVDVTDPEDVRGLADAAVSAFGSLDVFVASAGIGPISPMRSRRTSDWTAMIDVNLRGVLHGIDAALPIFEEQGRGHFVTIVSTAGIKIVPTMAVYAGSKNAVRTVLEGLRQESTDGTVKTTAISPGYVRTEFGDSVTDPEIRAQIGAGMDAFALDPDAVARAVEFVVDQPWEVEIGELSIRPTVQG, from the coding sequence ATGGGTTCGATCGATGACAAGGTGGTGGCGATCACCGGAGCCAGCAGCGGCATCGGTGCCGCGACGGCCCGCCGCCTGGCGGCGGCCGGAGCGGCAGTCGTGCTCGGTGCGCGACGGCTCGACCGGCTCGACGCGCTGGTCGAGGAGATCCGTCAGGCCGGCGGGAGGGCCGAGGCGGTGGCGGTCGACGTGACCGATCCCGAGGACGTACGCGGCCTGGCGGACGCAGCGGTATCGGCGTTCGGCAGCCTCGACGTGTTCGTCGCCAGTGCGGGCATCGGCCCGATCTCGCCGATGAGGTCGCGGCGTACGAGCGACTGGACGGCGATGATCGACGTCAACCTCCGCGGGGTGCTGCACGGGATCGACGCGGCGCTGCCGATCTTCGAGGAGCAGGGGCGTGGCCACTTCGTCACGATCGTGTCGACGGCGGGGATCAAGATCGTGCCGACCATGGCGGTCTACGCGGGCAGCAAGAACGCGGTCCGCACGGTGCTGGAAGGTCTGCGTCAGGAGTCGACCGACGGCACCGTCAAGACCACCGCGATCTCGCCCGGCTATGTGCGGACCGAGTTCGGCGACTCGGTCACCGACCCCGAGATCCGCGCGCAGATCGGCGCGGGGATGGATGCTTTCGCGCTCGACCCGGACGCGGTGGCGCGCGCGGTGGAGTTCGTCGTCGACCAGCCCTGGGAGGTCGAGATCGGCGAGCTCTCGATCCGCCCGACCGTCCAGGGGTGA
- a CDS encoding TetR/AcrR family transcriptional regulator — protein sequence MRRDASRNRSTILDSARELIAEPGELKLSAVAKHAGVGQGTLYRHFATREKLVAALYTGEIDELVTSAHELVDQHPPTEALTLWFDRLAAYAQVKRGVMDAVDSTAWAEISAHTHRKLTEAIDTLLGAGSRDGVLREDVDARDVILLSWFLAHVKPEEWDERVPRLLDVLVSGIRTPRSPTQ from the coding sequence GTGCGCCGTGACGCGTCCCGCAACCGTTCGACGATCCTCGACTCCGCTCGTGAGCTCATCGCCGAGCCCGGAGAGCTCAAGCTGAGCGCTGTCGCGAAGCACGCCGGGGTCGGCCAGGGCACGCTCTACCGGCACTTCGCCACCCGCGAAAAGCTCGTCGCCGCCCTCTACACCGGAGAGATCGACGAGCTCGTCACCAGCGCCCACGAGCTGGTCGACCAGCACCCACCCACGGAGGCGCTGACACTGTGGTTCGACCGGCTCGCGGCGTACGCACAGGTCAAGCGGGGCGTCATGGACGCCGTCGACTCAACTGCCTGGGCCGAGATCTCCGCACACACGCACCGCAAGCTCACCGAGGCGATCGACACCCTCTTGGGCGCCGGCAGCCGTGACGGAGTGCTTCGCGAGGACGTCGACGCCCGAGACGTGATCCTGCTGTCGTGGTTCCTCGCCCACGTCAAGCCCGAGGAATGGGACGAGCGCGTCCCCCGGCTGCTCGACGTGCTCGTCAGTGGCATCCGGACACCTCGGTCACCGACGCAGTAG
- a CDS encoding dihydrofolate reductase family protein: protein MKIAVTQFVTLDGVSQGPGSAEEDPSDGFTRGGWFVPYLEESFVRQTSQWLDLADGLLLGRRTYEAFARDWPQIAEPDPFTARMNALPKYVVTDTLEHGTWSPTTVLRGDLAATVGALKKEPGGELQVHGSARLAASLLDAGLVDGLRLAVAPVIAGQGRRLLSGQVDRGLRLLDQRTTPAGLVVLEYEVTGPAPYADYDGVEPLGEGAGTR from the coding sequence ATGAAGATCGCCGTCACCCAGTTCGTCACCCTCGACGGTGTCTCCCAGGGGCCCGGCTCGGCCGAAGAGGACCCGAGCGACGGGTTCACTCGCGGCGGCTGGTTCGTGCCCTATCTCGAGGAGAGCTTCGTACGACAGACCTCGCAGTGGCTCGACCTCGCCGACGGGCTCCTCCTGGGGCGCCGCACGTATGAGGCGTTCGCCCGCGACTGGCCGCAGATCGCCGAGCCGGATCCGTTCACAGCACGGATGAACGCACTGCCGAAGTATGTCGTCACCGACACCCTCGAGCACGGCACCTGGTCACCCACCACCGTCCTGCGAGGCGACCTCGCCGCCACGGTCGGAGCGCTGAAGAAGGAACCCGGCGGCGAGCTCCAGGTGCACGGCAGCGCACGTCTGGCCGCATCCCTCCTCGACGCCGGCCTCGTCGACGGGCTCCGCCTGGCCGTCGCGCCCGTCATCGCCGGGCAGGGCCGTCGACTGCTCTCCGGGCAGGTCGACCGCGGCCTTCGGCTGCTCGACCAGCGCACCACACCCGCAGGGCTCGTCGTGCTCGAGTACGAGGTCACCGGGCCTGCTCCGTATGCCGACTACGACGGCGTCGAGCCGCTCGGGGAGGGGGCCGGAACCCGCTGA
- a CDS encoding SRPBCC domain-containing protein, giving the protein MTEFDPARDLAIERVIRAPRSAIWRAWTEPARMQKWWVPAPTIARVDRLEPRPGGAFVTSMSEDGRSFVPHTDSIFLFAEHESRLVFTNAVDSTWRPAAPAPVRMTAEITLAEHPEGTAYRALVRHGEPADRDRHEELGFFDGWGSVTGALAALVEGETS; this is encoded by the coding sequence ATGACAGAGTTCGACCCCGCCCGCGACCTCGCCATCGAGCGGGTGATCCGTGCTCCTCGCTCGGCGATCTGGCGCGCATGGACGGAGCCGGCCCGGATGCAGAAGTGGTGGGTGCCGGCGCCGACCATCGCCCGCGTGGACCGCCTCGAGCCGCGGCCCGGTGGTGCGTTCGTGACCAGCATGAGCGAGGACGGACGTTCGTTCGTCCCGCACACCGACTCGATCTTCCTGTTCGCCGAGCACGAGAGCCGGCTGGTCTTCACCAACGCCGTCGACAGCACATGGCGGCCGGCCGCGCCGGCGCCCGTACGCATGACTGCGGAGATCACCCTCGCCGAGCACCCCGAAGGCACCGCCTATCGCGCGCTCGTCAGGCACGGCGAACCCGCCGATCGTGATCGTCACGAGGAGCTCGGATTCTTCGACGGCTGGGGCTCGGTCACCGGAGCCCTCGCCGCGCTCGTAGAGGGTGAAACGTCATGA
- a CDS encoding ArsR/SmtB family transcription factor — protein MANQSSVGDVFAALADPTRRAVIRQLGAGPASVGSLAEPFAITLPSFMKHVRVLESSGLIHTRKSGRVRTCTLDRDRLSLVDDWLAEQREVWEQRTDRLERFVTDPQHQEDR, from the coding sequence ATGGCTAACCAAAGCAGTGTGGGGGATGTGTTCGCCGCCTTGGCGGACCCGACCAGACGTGCTGTGATCAGGCAGCTCGGGGCGGGGCCGGCGAGCGTGGGGTCCCTGGCCGAGCCGTTCGCCATCACGCTGCCGTCGTTCATGAAGCACGTGCGGGTCCTCGAGTCCAGCGGGCTGATCCACACGCGCAAGTCAGGCCGCGTACGCACGTGCACGCTCGATCGCGACCGGCTCTCGCTCGTCGACGACTGGCTCGCCGAGCAGCGCGAGGTCTGGGAGCAGCGGACCGACCGCCTCGAACGGTTCGTCACCGACCCGCAGCACCAGGAGGACCGATGA
- a CDS encoding alpha/beta fold hydrolase: MRQGAAGSDPVSPTYKSRWRTVSHLDFVVSGPRDAIRRLDSFTYAEAMTSASLAVAANGCTLTGTSYGPVDGRPVLYLAGAATGREMSFGEDLLDARGVRLITMDRPGMGGSTPDPDRTVASTADDYRTFLAGVLGEESLPVPVVANSQGGLFGLAAAERGWASVLVLVSAADEVAHPAVRALLPASARMLPDLVAQHPMRARELLGSFTADSLRAMILDGSDPSDRAVYSEPDFARRFTAALEQGFANEGAGYVVDTMAAMAAWPIDLSRISCPVTVLYGALDGTHSPDQGVTLASRIPGARRTLIPDAGGALLWTHPDVVLDATQPSTSAPDARDARAENTFPLR, encoded by the coding sequence ATGCGCCAAGGGGCCGCAGGTTCAGATCCTGTCAGCCCGACGTATAAGTCCAGGTGGAGAACCGTTTCTCACCTGGACTTCGTCGTTTCGGGCCCGCGTGACGCGATCCGTCGGCTCGATTCCTTTACCTATGCTGAGGCTATGACTTCTGCTTCGCTTGCTGTTGCAGCGAATGGGTGCACGCTCACGGGGACGAGCTACGGCCCTGTTGACGGGCGCCCGGTTCTGTATCTCGCCGGAGCTGCGACCGGTCGGGAGATGAGCTTTGGCGAAGATCTGCTCGACGCCCGCGGCGTACGCCTGATCACGATGGATCGTCCGGGCATGGGCGGATCCACGCCCGACCCCGATCGCACCGTGGCGTCCACAGCCGACGACTACCGCACCTTCCTCGCCGGCGTGCTCGGTGAGGAGAGTCTCCCGGTGCCAGTTGTCGCGAACTCTCAAGGTGGCCTCTTCGGTCTGGCGGCCGCCGAGCGGGGGTGGGCGAGTGTGCTCGTGCTGGTCTCCGCGGCCGACGAGGTCGCCCATCCCGCTGTGCGCGCGCTGCTGCCCGCGAGTGCGCGGATGCTGCCCGATCTCGTCGCGCAGCATCCGATGCGGGCGCGCGAGCTGCTGGGTTCCTTCACTGCGGACTCGCTGCGCGCGATGATCCTGGACGGCTCGGATCCCAGCGACCGCGCGGTCTACTCCGAGCCGGACTTCGCCCGCCGATTCACCGCTGCCCTCGAGCAGGGCTTCGCGAACGAGGGGGCGGGCTATGTCGTGGACACCATGGCAGCCATGGCGGCCTGGCCGATCGACCTGTCCCGGATCTCCTGTCCGGTCACCGTGCTCTACGGAGCGCTCGATGGCACCCATTCACCGGATCAAGGCGTGACCCTCGCCTCGAGGATCCCGGGAGCGCGACGGACCCTGATCCCGGACGCCGGCGGGGCGCTGCTGTGGACGCACCCAGACGTCGTGCTCGACGCCACGCAGCCCAGCACCTCGGCGCCTGACGCGCGAGATGCGCGAGCGGAAAATACTTTTCCCTTGCGCTAA
- a CDS encoding 3-hydroxyacyl-CoA dehydrogenase family protein — protein sequence MSLPARIGVYGGGRMGAGIAHAFLAAGASVVVIESADDTAAAAGERVDRTLAKAAERGALTGTVDEVRARLRLATTAEALDGCGLVVEAVPEAVDLKTEVLAAVEKVVPDAVLATNTSSLSVDGLAAALANPQRFLGLHFFNPVPASALVEIVVGDQTASPVVEDATAWVEALGKTAITVADSPGFASSRLGVALALEAMRMLEEGVASAEDIDAAMTLGYKHPMGPLRTTDVVGLDVRLSIAEHLAKEVGPRFDPPAILRDKVAAGELGRKGGKGFYVW from the coding sequence ATGAGTCTTCCCGCACGAATCGGGGTCTACGGAGGCGGTCGCATGGGGGCCGGCATCGCCCATGCCTTCCTCGCTGCTGGCGCATCGGTGGTCGTCATCGAGTCAGCGGACGACACAGCCGCGGCAGCGGGCGAGCGGGTCGATCGCACGTTGGCCAAAGCAGCGGAGAGAGGTGCACTGACTGGAACGGTCGACGAGGTCCGGGCCAGGCTTCGGCTCGCCACGACAGCCGAGGCACTCGACGGGTGTGGTCTTGTCGTCGAGGCGGTCCCGGAGGCGGTGGACCTCAAGACGGAGGTGCTCGCTGCCGTCGAGAAGGTCGTTCCCGACGCGGTGCTGGCCACCAACACCAGCTCGTTGTCGGTTGATGGCCTCGCCGCCGCGCTCGCGAACCCGCAACGCTTTCTTGGCCTGCATTTCTTCAACCCTGTGCCGGCGAGTGCTCTGGTCGAGATCGTCGTGGGCGATCAGACCGCCTCGCCGGTGGTGGAGGATGCCACCGCGTGGGTTGAGGCGCTCGGGAAGACCGCTATTACGGTGGCTGATTCGCCAGGGTTCGCTTCCTCGCGCCTCGGCGTTGCGCTCGCCCTCGAGGCGATGAGGATGCTCGAGGAGGGTGTGGCGAGTGCGGAGGACATCGATGCGGCGATGACGTTGGGTTACAAGCATCCGATGGGGCCGTTGCGTACAACCGACGTCGTCGGTCTCGACGTGCGTCTCTCGATCGCCGAGCACCTCGCCAAGGAGGTCGGGCCGAGGTTCGACCCGCCAGCAATCCTGCGCGACAAGGTCGCTGCCGGAGAGCTGGGGCGGAAGGGCGGGAAAGGTTTCTACGTCTGGTGA
- a CDS encoding MaoC/PaaZ C-terminal domain-containing protein has translation MGATETLWLEDLEPGRNWRGPSRTVTEADVVAFAGLTGDQFPLHTSEEYARGTPYGTRIAHGLLGLAYAHGLMWARTGEMDHSVIAFLGIKEWSFTAPIHFGDTIHVDYQVASNRRSTSQPDRGVVDFDVAVLNQRDEIVQGGIKTLMVAARPVEFAPPTRSEKRP, from the coding sequence ATGGGCGCCACCGAGACCCTCTGGCTCGAGGACCTCGAGCCGGGACGCAATTGGCGTGGCCCGTCGCGCACCGTGACCGAGGCCGACGTGGTCGCCTTCGCGGGACTCACCGGCGACCAGTTCCCGCTGCACACGAGCGAGGAGTACGCCCGCGGCACCCCGTACGGCACGCGCATCGCCCACGGGCTGCTCGGCCTCGCGTACGCCCACGGCCTGATGTGGGCGCGCACCGGCGAGATGGACCACTCGGTCATCGCCTTCCTGGGCATCAAGGAGTGGTCCTTCACCGCGCCCATCCACTTCGGCGACACCATCCACGTCGACTACCAGGTCGCCTCCAACCGCCGCAGCACCTCGCAACCGGACCGAGGCGTCGTCGACTTCGACGTCGCCGTGCTCAACCAACGCGACGAGATCGTGCAGGGCGGGATCAAGACCTTGATGGTCGCCGCCCGTCCCGTCGAGTTCGCCCCACCAACGAGATCGGAGAAACGTCCATGA
- a CDS encoding NADPH:quinone oxidoreductase family protein, producing MRAALVKEFGQPSVLSVDEVPDPEPGPGEVVIAVGAASVNFPDLLVVDGSYQNLPARPFTPGKEAAGRVVAVGHGVERISVGQRVMTLVEHGAYAERLVVPEDLVIELPDGISFEAAAALGLVYSTAHFGLRRRGRLQPGETVLVTGAGGGMGSAGIQLAKAWGARVIALAHRPEKATVARDQGADVVLTSAPETLRDDLLDTTDGHGVDLTLEMLGGDYLTQIIRATAWEGRVVIVGFAAGGQNPVKPGHLLVKNISLVGLQSSDYRDREPEEMRTTMAEVLELVDAGKIDPAIDLTFPLEKAGDALQYVKDGRVRGKVVLTTGIT from the coding sequence ATGCGAGCAGCTCTGGTCAAGGAGTTCGGTCAGCCGTCGGTGCTTTCTGTCGACGAGGTCCCCGATCCGGAGCCGGGGCCTGGAGAGGTCGTCATCGCGGTCGGCGCAGCGAGCGTCAACTTTCCCGACCTCCTGGTCGTCGACGGTAGCTACCAGAACCTGCCGGCCCGACCGTTCACCCCTGGGAAGGAAGCAGCCGGACGGGTCGTCGCCGTCGGCCACGGTGTCGAGCGGATCAGCGTCGGACAGCGAGTGATGACGCTGGTCGAGCACGGCGCGTACGCCGAACGGCTCGTCGTCCCCGAGGACCTGGTCATCGAGCTCCCTGACGGCATCAGCTTCGAAGCGGCCGCAGCACTCGGACTCGTCTACTCGACAGCGCACTTCGGTCTGCGCCGCCGGGGCCGGCTCCAGCCGGGGGAGACCGTGCTCGTCACCGGTGCCGGGGGCGGGATGGGCTCGGCCGGCATCCAGCTCGCCAAGGCCTGGGGAGCGCGCGTCATCGCTCTCGCTCATCGCCCCGAGAAGGCCACGGTCGCTCGTGATCAGGGCGCTGACGTCGTACTGACCTCTGCTCCGGAGACACTCCGCGATGATCTTCTCGACACCACCGACGGGCACGGCGTGGATCTGACGCTGGAGATGCTGGGCGGCGACTACCTCACCCAGATCATCCGCGCCACTGCCTGGGAAGGACGGGTCGTGATCGTCGGGTTCGCTGCCGGTGGTCAGAACCCGGTCAAGCCCGGCCACCTCCTGGTCAAGAACATCAGTCTCGTCGGGCTTCAGAGCAGCGACTATCGCGACCGGGAACCCGAGGAGATGCGTACGACCATGGCCGAGGTCCTCGAGCTGGTGGACGCCGGCAAGATCGACCCCGCGATCGACCTCACCTTTCCCCTCGAGAAGGCCGGGGACGCGCTGCAGTACGTCAAGGACGGACGGGTCCGCGGCAAGGTCGTACTCACCACAGGAATCACCTGA